One window from the genome of Williamwhitmania sp. encodes:
- a CDS encoding DUF134 domain-containing protein — MPRQKRLRRIVNPPHYTGFHPVGVEGDALPVLIPFEEYEAIRLSDYELLGQAQASVVMGVSRPTFTRIYESARRKVALAFVLGRPIVFEGGKVYFDSEWHKCNGCGCWFNHPQKSEPVASCPLCGSSHVEVCDVIPSDVDLAASVKELCVCSKCGFQKPHRHGQPCKNETCPMCGSPMRRKN; from the coding sequence TCACCCTGTTGGCGTTGAAGGAGATGCATTGCCGGTCCTTATTCCATTTGAGGAGTACGAGGCAATAAGGCTTTCCGATTATGAGCTACTTGGGCAGGCTCAAGCTTCAGTAGTCATGGGTGTTTCGCGGCCCACATTTACTCGTATATACGAGAGTGCTAGAAGGAAAGTGGCTCTGGCATTCGTTCTTGGTAGACCCATAGTTTTTGAGGGTGGAAAAGTTTATTTCGATAGCGAATGGCATAAGTGTAACGGCTGTGGCTGCTGGTTTAACCATCCGCAGAAGTCCGAGCCAGTAGCAAGTTGCCCATTGTGTGGAAGTTCACATGTTGAAGTTTGTGATGTTATACCGAGCGATGTGGACTTGGCCGCTTCTGTTAAGGAACTATGTGTATGCTCAAAATGTGGATTCCAGAAACCCCACCGTCATGGCCAGCCTTGTAAAAATGAAACTTGCCCAATGTGTGGCTCACCCATGCGACGAAAGAATTGA
- a CDS encoding NifB/NifX family molybdenum-iron cluster-binding protein gives MKVAITSSGNSLDSTLDKRFGRCSFFVIYNLESKGFEVIPNPARDSQEGAGPAAVQLVASKGVSKIVSGEFGIKIKPLLDSLQMQLIVLKEADKTIQDIIEMLNHKEV, from the coding sequence ATGAAGGTTGCAATAACAAGTAGTGGTAATAGCCTCGATAGCACTCTGGATAAGCGATTCGGTCGATGTTCTTTTTTCGTAATCTACAACCTTGAATCGAAGGGGTTTGAAGTGATTCCTAATCCTGCTCGTGATTCACAGGAGGGGGCAGGTCCTGCCGCTGTGCAGCTGGTTGCATCCAAAGGGGTGAGTAAAATTGTGTCGGGAGAATTTGGCATTAAGATAAAACCCTTACTCGATAGCCTGCAAATGCAGCTAATTGTGTTGAAGGAGGCTGACAAAACTATTCAAGACATCATCGAAATGTTAAATCATAAGGAGGTATAG
- a CDS encoding DUF5320 family protein: MPHLSKTGPQGNGEKTGRGLGDCAQHSTDEMLAKLGRGQAKRRNAGGGEGKGKRRRSEKE, from the coding sequence ATGCCACATCTTAGCAAAACAGGTCCGCAGGGCAATGGGGAAAAAACAGGTAGGGGGTTGGGTGATTGTGCTCAACACTCAACCGATGAAATGCTTGCTAAATTAGGTCGTGGCCAAGCCAAGCGGAGAAATGCTGGTGGCGGTGAAGGAAAGGGCAAGCGTCGTAGGAGTGAAAAGGAATAG
- a CDS encoding DUF5320 domain-containing protein — translation MPRFDQTGPVGQGSMTGHKRGRCTNFGAGRNNDIPTVEVSDANNNSETPASEGFGMRRGGRGMGRGAGQGQGRRRQGQH, via the coding sequence ATGCCACGATTTGATCAAACTGGTCCAGTGGGGCAAGGCTCCATGACTGGACATAAGAGGGGGCGCTGCACCAATTTTGGTGCCGGTAGAAATAATGACATCCCAACGGTTGAAGTTTCGGATGCCAATAATAATTCAGAAACGCCAGCCAGCGAAGGATTTGGCATGCGTAGAGGTGGAAGAGGAATGGGAAGAGGCGCAGGTCAAGGTCAAGGACGTCGTAGACAAGGGCAGCATTAA
- a CDS encoding NifB/NifX family molybdenum-iron cluster-binding protein, with product MKKIIAIPLAGEVLSEHFGHCQQFAFVTVENDKILTETRITPPEHQPGLYPRWVAEQGASIVVAGGMGQQAISLFNQQGIDVFVGAPVKAAKALVTDFLAGSLSLNANYCNHDHDHHNH from the coding sequence ATGAAAAAGATAATAGCCATACCTCTAGCCGGAGAGGTTCTGAGTGAGCACTTTGGCCATTGCCAGCAGTTTGCTTTTGTTACCGTGGAAAACGATAAAATTTTGACTGAAACAAGAATCACTCCACCGGAACATCAGCCGGGTCTTTATCCTCGTTGGGTTGCAGAGCAGGGTGCTTCTATTGTGGTAGCCGGAGGAATGGGACAGCAAGCCATTTCGCTCTTTAATCAGCAGGGAATTGATGTTTTTGTTGGTGCTCCAGTGAAAGCGGCCAAGGCGCTGGTTACCGATTTTTTGGCTGGTAGTCTAAGTTTGAATGCCAACTACTGTAACCACGACCACGATCATCACAATCACTAA
- a CDS encoding CGGC domain-containing protein: MEKVKIGIIICDRYRTCAGGKCFRAVHNREGAFARYKGQEVEIGAFTTCGGCPGGNIEYAPEEMKKNGVTHIHFATGFIVGYPPCPYMEYFRDFIVEKYGMEVVFGTHPIPQKYFATHGVLNTWKNLVQKGVLDQTLTNEQLRLTYD, encoded by the coding sequence ATGGAAAAGGTTAAGATTGGAATAATTATTTGCGATAGGTATCGTACCTGTGCCGGTGGAAAGTGCTTCCGTGCTGTGCATAATCGCGAAGGAGCATTTGCTCGCTATAAGGGACAGGAGGTTGAAATTGGCGCTTTTACCACCTGTGGCGGATGTCCTGGCGGAAATATTGAATATGCTCCCGAGGAGATGAAGAAGAATGGGGTTACGCACATTCACTTTGCTACTGGGTTCATTGTGGGCTATCCTCCTTGTCCGTATATGGAGTATTTCCGTGATTTTATTGTCGAAAAGTATGGAATGGAGGTTGTATTTGGCACGCATCCAATTCCTCAGAAATACTTCGCTACTCACGGTGTGCTAAATACCTGGAAGAACCTTGTTCAGAAAGGTGTTCTTGATCAGACCCTAACAAATGAGCAGCTGAGGTTGACCTATGACTGA
- a CDS encoding ATP-binding protein, with protein MTERTTQLKIAIASGKGGTGKTFVSTNMFRSLQQYGSNVVLVDCDAEAPNSVAFFQAKEVARQVVKQLVPVIDTKACTFCGRCHDWCSYNAIFILPPAKVIQVIDDLCHGCGACSVACKANAISEKPVSLGEVASYTTDEGYQIIEANMAVGVMSPVSLIKAAIANIPAEADLAILDSPPGTSCPFVQTASAADYVVLVTEPTPFGLSDLKQSVNTLKEIGKPFGVIVNRAGLGNRDIYTYLKEEKIELLLEIPYDAHIAEVYSRGELIVNTMPNIGMQLNNVVTKIIRKHGSSGNKR; from the coding sequence ATGACTGAGCGCACTACCCAGCTAAAAATTGCCATTGCAAGTGGGAAGGGTGGAACAGGGAAGACTTTTGTTTCCACCAATATGTTTCGATCGCTGCAGCAATATGGTAGCAATGTAGTATTGGTTGATTGTGATGCCGAAGCACCCAATTCTGTTGCTTTCTTTCAAGCAAAGGAGGTTGCCCGACAGGTTGTTAAACAGTTGGTTCCGGTTATCGATACCAAAGCTTGCACATTTTGTGGACGCTGTCATGACTGGTGCAGCTACAATGCCATTTTTATCCTTCCACCAGCCAAGGTAATTCAGGTGATTGATGACTTGTGCCATGGCTGCGGTGCCTGCAGTGTTGCGTGTAAGGCAAATGCCATTAGCGAAAAGCCGGTTTCGCTTGGCGAAGTTGCAAGTTATACTACCGATGAAGGTTACCAAATTATAGAGGCAAACATGGCGGTGGGTGTCATGTCACCTGTTTCGCTCATTAAGGCAGCTATTGCCAATATTCCAGCCGAGGCAGATCTTGCCATACTAGATTCTCCTCCAGGAACTTCCTGTCCCTTTGTACAAACGGCTTCTGCTGCCGACTATGTGGTGCTTGTTACAGAACCCACGCCTTTTGGGCTAAGCGATTTAAAGCAGAGCGTGAACACTCTCAAGGAGATTGGAAAACCCTTTGGCGTAATTGTAAATCGTGCCGGACTGGGCAATAGAGACATTTACACCTATCTTAAAGAGGAGAAGATTGAACTTCTTTTGGAGATTCCTTACGATGCTCATATCGCCGAGGTCTATTCTAGAGGGGAACTTATTGTTAATACCATGCCCAACATTGGTATGCAGCTCAATAATGTGGTCACAAAAATTATTAGAAAACATGGAAGTAGCGGTAATAAGCGGTAA
- a CDS encoding ATP-binding protein — translation MEVAVISGKGGTGKSSITAAFATMGGSVVLADCDVDAANQYLIFNPTNEEEQTYIGGHKAVIDYGLCTGCGLCMSYCRFGAISIQNGRVTISETSCDGCFLCSRICLSKAITMVPSDKSRMYSGLFRNGRMVYGRLAPGEENSGKLVNMVRDKAREVASKHSIQTIVVDGPPGVGCPVISTITGVDKVVIVTEPTVSGEHDLKRAVEIAEKFNLLPEVIINKCDINSGVSQHIEEWCSQRGITVSGKLPFDKRVVEAMVNHQSVVERYPDAEISIMLREVWNNIVKQEVAK, via the coding sequence ATGGAAGTAGCGGTAATAAGCGGTAAGGGTGGAACTGGAAAATCCAGCATTACTGCTGCTTTTGCGACTATGGGCGGAAGCGTTGTGTTGGCCGATTGTGACGTGGATGCTGCCAACCAATACCTTATTTTTAATCCAACAAACGAGGAAGAGCAAACATACATTGGCGGGCATAAGGCTGTAATTGATTATGGTCTTTGCACCGGATGCGGCTTGTGTATGAGCTACTGTCGTTTTGGTGCAATCTCCATACAAAATGGCCGGGTTACCATCTCCGAAACCTCTTGCGACGGCTGCTTTTTGTGCTCTAGAATCTGTCTTTCGAAGGCAATTACAATGGTGCCAAGCGATAAAAGCCGCATGTATTCTGGCCTCTTTCGCAACGGACGAATGGTATATGGTCGACTGGCTCCAGGTGAGGAGAATTCGGGTAAGCTGGTAAACATGGTTCGCGATAAAGCTAGGGAGGTGGCGTCGAAACATAGTATACAAACAATCGTGGTGGATGGCCCTCCCGGAGTTGGCTGTCCGGTTATCTCCACAATAACCGGTGTGGACAAGGTTGTGATTGTTACCGAGCCAACCGTTTCGGGAGAGCATGACCTTAAGCGTGCTGTTGAAATTGCTGAGAAGTTTAACCTGCTGCCCGAGGTAATAATCAACAAGTGCGATATCAACTCTGGCGTGTCACAGCATATTGAGGAGTGGTGCAGCCAAAGGGGCATTACTGTTTCTGGAAAGTTACCCTTCGATAAAAGGGTGGTTGAGGCAATGGTTAATCATCAAAGCGTGGTTGAGCGCTATCCCGATGCCGAAATCAGCATAATGTTGAGGGAGGTTTGGAACAATATTGTGAAGCAGGAAGTAGCAAAGTAG
- a CDS encoding Mrp/NBP35 family ATP-binding protein, with protein MSQHFEKISLPGVKNIIVVASGKGGVGKSTVSVNLAIALARNGVKVGLVDADIYGPSVPRMFGMEQVVPEVTVMGDKEVMFPVEKYGVKMISIGFFVGKSQSLIWRGPMAANAITQLCENTQWNDLDYLVIDFPPGTGDIQLSLVQKLALRGAIIVTTPQEIALNDARKAASMFSNPDLKVPILGVVENMSWFTPTQHPEERYFVFGEGGGQILASELGVSLLGQIPLVMEVGLAAEKGFSVFSQSNQQAVAVFEQIAEQVMTAVEA; from the coding sequence ATGAGTCAACATTTTGAAAAAATTTCATTGCCAGGGGTAAAAAACATTATCGTTGTTGCTTCAGGTAAGGGAGGCGTTGGAAAGTCCACCGTTTCGGTCAATCTAGCCATTGCTCTTGCAAGAAATGGGGTTAAAGTTGGACTTGTGGATGCTGACATTTACGGTCCATCAGTTCCCCGTATGTTTGGAATGGAGCAGGTGGTACCAGAGGTTACGGTGATGGGTGACAAGGAGGTGATGTTTCCGGTGGAAAAGTATGGCGTAAAGATGATCTCCATAGGTTTTTTTGTCGGAAAGAGTCAATCCCTGATTTGGCGCGGACCAATGGCAGCCAATGCCATTACTCAACTTTGTGAAAATACGCAATGGAATGACCTTGATTACCTAGTTATTGATTTTCCTCCTGGTACTGGTGATATTCAGCTTTCACTGGTCCAAAAGTTGGCATTACGTGGTGCAATAATTGTTACCACACCGCAGGAAATCGCGCTGAATGACGCCCGAAAAGCTGCTTCAATGTTTTCCAACCCCGACCTCAAGGTTCCTATTCTTGGAGTGGTTGAGAACATGTCGTGGTTTACTCCAACGCAGCATCCCGAAGAGCGTTACTTTGTTTTTGGCGAAGGGGGTGGACAGATTCTAGCTTCTGAACTTGGGGTTTCGTTGCTTGGACAAATTCCTCTTGTTATGGAGGTTGGGCTGGCTGCGGAAAAGGGGTTCAGCGTTTTTTCTCAATCCAACCAACAGGCGGTGGCTGTTTTTGAGCAAATTGCGGAGCAGGTAATGACAGCGGTGGAGGCCTAG